TTATCGAAAATCACCAAAGCCATCGCAAAGCGCGataataattcgaattatatcGAAACAATCCTAATACAAAAAACCGGCAATATGGTATCTCAACCCCAAACCGTCAACGTTCTGTTGACTTCATTTCCTGGCTTGAATCTACCTTCGACTCTATCCCTACCTCTGCCTacaaccaccaccatatCAGAGCTTCAAAACAAACTTTATGAGCGCATTCCATCTCAAGATCGTCGCCTTATTCTCACAACCATCTCGAATAAGTTGCTGTCCGCCGAATCAACCTCTCCAATATCAGATTTACTATCAAATCCGGATGATGAATTTCTATCTCTACGACTTTCAGCGCGATTATGTGGTGGCAAAGGAGGGTTTGGATCTCAACTTCGTGCCGCTGGAGGCCGTATGTCCTCGAAACGTAAGAAGGGACAAGGTGATCAAAACGGGTCGAGTCGAAATTTGGATGGCCGCAGATTAAGAACAGTTAATGAAGCAAAGGCACTAGCTGAATACCTAGCAATCAAGCCGGAAATGGCAAAGAAAGacaaggaagagagaagaaagcgATGGGAACAAGTTGTGGAATTGGCAGAGCGAAGAGAACAGGAAATTAAGAATGGTACCAAAGGAAAGGTAGATGGTAAATGGGTTGAGGATAAGGAGGAAGCCGGAGAGAGAACGCGTGAGGCTGTTCTCGCGGCTATGAAAGCTGGGAATTATAAGGATAATTTGTTGGCAACTTCTTCGGGTAGTGGCTCAGGAACCGATGGCTCTGCtagtgaagaagatgagataatgGGTGGTACAGATTCAAACGACATATCTCCACCATCCGAATCTACACCCGGTAAACCGAAGGCTATGAATTTCTTTGGCTTTGATGAGGACGACGAGTTTATGAGTGATGAcgacgaggaggaggaggaagaggaagaggaggaagacgaagatgatataGTCGAAGTCAAGAAGCCTGAGATACCCGTGGAAgttgagggagagggagaggaagcagaaacagaaacagaaacagaagcAGTTGCAGTagcagaagaggatgaggttGAGGAAATTACCAAAGaaccaacaccaccacctgCACCTGCTCCAACCAAAGGCAAAGCTCGATCAAGGATACCCGTCAAATCACAAGCAAAGGCACCTGCAAAATCTCCCgcaaaaggaaaaggaaaaggcaGGGGGAAAGCCAAATGATACAAGCTTTCCTATACATTGATATTATAGCGCGGCGTTTGGGATTATAGTTTCTAGCGGGATATTCACGGACTGCACATATAGCGATCACTATAAACTGAACCACAATTAATCTTCAACCTACCGATACTGAGAATACTGGTGAACATGTACAGACTACTTCCTCTTATTCACACACTCACCTCTACTCCGCTTCTCACCCTCTTCCACTCCCCCTCTTCCactctccctttccctcttgAACTTTCACTGAGATTTCACTCTATGCGGACCAACTACTTTTCTgaaatataagaaaatatacCGTCTGCAAATGCGACACACTCATGATCCGCTTAGATGGCGATGTGCATGATAAATtgaatgataatgaaaaCATAGTCTCTTCGTGAGAATACAGGTATCTCTCATCCTTACAATTAGTAGAAAGAATTAGTATTTTAAACAGTTGGTTGGCATAAATTTTGTGCTATCTGCCCGTCCTGTGAGTATAATCCTGATAATGCATACGAATACCTACATATGCAGTAGCAGATGCTTGGTAGCGGGGTAACTGATAACTACCTGCTCAAGGAGAACTTCCCCTCAGATAAGCACTACCAATATTAAAACAACAATacattataaattaataaatccaaTCTTGACTTCCATTTCAGCCAATGTATTTTAACTGAATTTCCTGTAACTCCTAAAAATGTCGAGATTGAATCCAAGAACTCTTATCAAAACCAATTCCTTGAGATTAACCCCGAGGATTGGAAAGGTCAACTGGATTAGAAACTTTTCCCAGGGCTCGTTGAAAATAGGGGATTTAACAGATAGGAAAATTGGGGAGATCACGAGGAGGGTTGACAGAGAGAGATTGTGGAAAGAGTTACATTATACGTGTCAatgggggagaggggagcAATGGGGAACGTATGTTTGGTTACTTTCATTGAATCTGAACTTTGGAATTTGGTATTcaggaagggaagaggaaacGGGGAATGGGGGACGAAGGGGAAGTGAATATGAAATTTGACAGAGAGACATGGCATTAGAAAGTTTCTGAAGCCTTTGCGCTTGGAGAGGGTGCGGTTTGCATGTTGGATGTCGTTAGATATTGCTCAATGCTACCTACCTCCTTACCATACTCCAGGCGGGAAAAATGTGCATTCCAATCTGTGTAGTGCAGTTAGATATAAGTCAAGCGATTTTTTATACGGGCAAATCATGTGGTTCTACTACAAGACCAATTTCCATTTATCATTTGCAGAGAGTATCTTTCACTCTTTTCAACCTCTAGTATGCTATATGACATGCACAGAATTCTAATAGCAATCCAGGGGAGAAACCGATCGAGGAATGTCCCGGCTTGCCCTCTCTTCCGCCGACAAACAAGCACGAGATTGGTTCGTCAAAACAACTCAAAATCTCGGCTGTGATGTGAAGGTTGATACTATGGGTGAgcttcccttttccctccCTATTGCAGTCTTCCATATGCATACATTGCCCCACAGCTCCGATGTGCAACCTCCTCGTatgaaattctcaaaagtgCTTGTAATGACAAGTGATCAACAAAGGTAACATTTTTGCAATTCGACCCGGCAGAAAGGATGGTCCAGCTACCTATGCGGGAAGTCATTTAGATACACAGGTATGTACTTCTAAAATGCTACACTGTACACGAGGAAAACATTGCGTGATGAGTGATTTAATGATTCAAAGCCAACGGGGGGAAGATATGATGGAATACTAGGCGTCCACGCAGGTATCGAAGCGTTGAGGACAATGAAtgatttggagattgaaaCAGAATATCCTACTGGAGTTATTAATGTTTGTTGTACTATAATTCTGCTGCTGTATACAATAACACACTAACTTGATGGATACAGTGGACAAACGGTACACCTCTTCATCACTCTAATGCCCCTCTCTAACCTTCTCCCTAACTCCCACCACAGAAGAAGGAGCGCGCTTCCCCAAATCCATGATATCATCCGGCGTGTGGGCTCACGGCATTCCCCTCTCAGAGGCTCATGATTTGTGCGAAGTAAATGGGCCGGCGACCATGAAATCGGAACTAGAAAGAATAGGATATCTCGGTGCAACACCCACTTCATATCAAGACAATCCAATAGGTGCACATTTCGAACTACACATTGAACAAGGACCAATTCTCGAGAAGAGCAAAACGAATATTGGAGCTGTAACGGGCGTGCAGGCTTATAGGTGGTATACTATTACAGTGAGGGGAAGAGATTGTCATACTGGTACGTTGCGTTATAAAGATGTGCTTATGGTTGAAAAGGTGTGAACGTGGaacagatgatgaattgagaaTCCTCTATAGGTACGACGGATTTCGATAATCGTTCAGATGCTATGCTTACAGCTGCAAAAATCATTCTCCATAGCCACAACAAGGCAGCTGAAATGGATTGTCTAGCATCCACAGGTAACGAACCTTTTCCCAAGACAAACTATGACACTTTTCTTACCTGTGCTAGGTATTCTCACACTCAAGCCTGGCTCTACTAATACTGTTCCGGGATTTGTACAGTTTTCACTTGATATCAGGTCTCCAGAGGATGAAAGACTTCTAGACTTTGAGAAAGAGCTTAAGAAAGATTTTGAGTTGATTGCTGCCGGGGAGCTGATGCCAACTCTTGGGGCTAGTGGAAAGAAAGGTAAAGGTTGTATGGtggaatggaaaatggataCAGATTCTCCGGCTACTCACTTCAATGAAGATTGTATTCGATGCGTAGAAGAGAGTGCTGGGGATTTGGTTGAAACAGCTTCCAGTGCCGGAGATCAAACAGTAGCCGTTTCCCCAAGTTATAAGAGAATGGTATCAGGCGCTGGACATGATAGGTAAGAATGAGAATCCCATGATAAGGACCACGCTGAACACAACCTAGCGTTTATACTTCGAGACATGCTCCAACTTCAATGTAATCCACTTCCTTTCAGTCATACCAAAACATAACTGACCATAACTAGGATCTTTGTGCCTTGTAAAGATGGCGTTAGTCATAATCCAGCCGAGTATTGTAGTCGAGAAGACTGTGGGAATGGTGCACAAGTCTTGCTTGGAGCGATGTTGAGATATGACCGACTGAGAGCTTTAAAGGAAGCCTGAATGCACTTTGGAAATGCATAACTCATGGATATCAACATATCtaccaaatttcaatcaagcACGTCTATTCAAGCCGAATCGTTTCTCATCAATTCGCATAATGCTCTGTATGATACATATCCATTGTAAACGTCTTCTGCTCTATCCCACCATGCAACCCTCTAGAACCCTCAAATTCCTTACTGATCCAATCGAGTGGGGAATGTTCCGTTGTCTACAATAATCCACGTTAGCCAAACCTTGCCTTCCGGTCCCTTTCAAGTTTCACTACTAACCACGTTGgtcatcccatctctcaacCCAGGCACTTGGGCACAATGACTTGTAAGCCAAGAAAAACTGTTCCCCTCCATCAGTATATTTTCCCCTCTCAATCGATCGCAGAAACGTACTTGACGGCATGGTGCGAAGTCCTCGCCCTTGGCTAGGATGCACTTGTGATAATCGACATAGTTTTGCCAGCAATGCTTAGTTTGGTTCTGGTTAGGGAATCGAGCGTCGAATCCTATATCCTACGATCAGTCTTCCGGTCATTTCGCAGAGCCCGGCGGGGGAGGAATTGCATACCAGCTATTTAGACATCCAGTTAGCAATCAATCAGACCATTTTTAAATATCCAAACAGTGGGCGGGTCCCCGGGGGGCACATACCAGTGACGAACTTGAAGGGCTTGGTCTCGCGTTCTTCAGACATATTTGCGTATTTATTTTCTGGCGATCACAGAATTTAGAGGggagatggtggtggtggtggtggttcaATTGAGACGAATGATGTGAGGTTGATTGGAATGGGCCTGCACTTTCTCTCTTCGGGATGAAGTCGGCTAAGGCCGAGCTCGCTAGCGCGGAAATGCAGGTCCTCCAAAACCTCAGACCACGGAAGTTGAGTGTGATTCTAATCAGAAAGACTTGAAGATTGAACAACGGATCAAGATGCATCCTACTACCGTGACTAGAATGTTCCAACCGACCAAGAAGATGTGGTCGCCTGTGCCCGTAAGTTTGTCTGTTGCTGATTTGCGATTTTGCGGTCTTGAGGGTGGGAGGGCTAATGTTTTGTGGCTTTACAGAAGGAGGAGCATAGCGGTACGTTTACCCCACGATTAGACAATCGGAGAGCTGGAGGGGGAGGATAGAGAATGGATTGGGAGATTCGTTTTTAGTAGATGAGAATCGAGACTGACACCAAAGTCGACAGCCCACACTATCTCGCAACGATTGCGCCaatggaagaagattccTCCCGAGTTGGTTCCTTTGGGTACGTTTACATCTTCGCCAAAATACGGCCAGAACTTACACTGATATCAATTTGAAGGAATCGTCGTCGGTGTCGCTGTCGGATTCGCTTTTTACTCTTTGGGTCGCAAACTTGTTGTTGATAAGCAAATGCGTCTTTCTAGACAAAACAGAGCAAAGGAATAAACCTTGCATCTGCAAAGTTTCGGAGGGATGGAGACAGACTGATTGTCGGGGAAAAGTTCATTCATCAAAAGCGATACTGAGTGGAACACGCTGGAGGcaagaatggaatggagaaaTTAGAACGGATGCATCGGCCAAACCTCAAATGAGTTGTACAGAATTGGCCCTTATTTCTCATGAATACATAGTCTCCATACCTGATATCTCATGCTTTTCATTGTCCAACTCCAACCTATACACTGAAGAGCATGTATAAATTTCTTCCTGCCACCTAAACTCCTTTTGCTTTGCTCCAAAACTCCTTAGTAACACATTTCATGATCTGTAGCCTACAAACATAACACAACCCTTCTTCAAGCCGGCTTGGGCCCAGCTACATCCAATCCTTCTAGACCTTGCATAGGATCGTCAGGTCTGTCCTGAACTCCGGCTCTTGCTTGCTCAGCTGCCAGTTTATCCTCCTCACTCACAGCATTCTCTGCTAGCCAGCCCTCCTATATCGAAAAATTAGTGACCACCCAAACCACTCCCTACCATCACACAGCATGATTCCATGAAGTCTTACCTGCTCCCATAAAGCCGTCTTACTTCCCAATCCCTCATTTGCATTCTTTGGAGGTTTAGCCGCGTTGACTTTAATCACCTTTCCAAATAGTTCAGATTGATCCATATTGTCGATGGCATCTTTGGTATCTTCTGGATCTTCAAACTCTACATATCCAAAACCTCGATGTGGCTCTGTTGAGTTGGGCCCATCTGCTTTGCTAAAAGATTTTTAACATGAGGACATCAAAATCTAGCGCGGAGGGCTTACGGTATAGAGACATCTGCTATTTCTCCAAAGGGTAAAAATGCGGCTTCGAGATTTGCGGTGGTAACCATGTGGGAGAGACCACCCACATACACAGTAGCTTTCCAACGTGCTTGATCTGTCATCTTGTAGGTTATAGGAAGTATTAGATTGGATTTAATATAAACGAGTCTCTGATGTATTTGTCACTTCCAAATTGTCCAAATGCTACCCAACAAATCGCGAAAGAAGGAGCCTTTAATCACGTGTCAGCGGGTTTTTAAAGATTCACAATCCTACGGACGGGATCCCTCGCTATGACCATCCGATTATGGGGAAAGGTGTTCACAGTGCTACTGCTCCCTAAACAAATCAACAGATCGCAACTTTTCTTGTCTTTACACGTCTCATACAATTCAAAATCTACAAGTCTTTTCCATTTGTCTCTACCGGTGTAGCAACAAAATCGGCTGAAAAGGCACACCGCGGCAAACTTTCCGCAGCGTAATCTGGCTTGTTAATTCTACAAATAGAGACGAGACAATGGTCCGTCTAAGGGAAATTCCCAGAACTGCGGCCTTTGCCTGGTCCACAGGTCCAGAGACTCCTTTGGTTGTCACGGGTACCAGAGCTGGGGCTGTTGATGCCGATTTCTCTGATGAGACGAAGCTAGAGCTTTGGGATTTAAGCTTGGATAATGACGAGCAAGGTGTAGAATTACAACCTA
The nucleotide sequence above comes from Botrytis cinerea B05.10 chromosome 14, complete sequence. Encoded proteins:
- the Bcpic2 gene encoding Bcpic2; translation: MHPTTVTRMFQPTKKMWSPVPKEEHSAHTISQRLRQWKKIPPELVPLGIVVGVAVGFAFYSLGRKLVVDKQMRLSRQNRAKE
- the Bccox12 gene encoding Bccox12; this translates as MSEERETKPFKFVTAGFDARFPNQNQTKHCWQNYVDYHKCILAKGEDFAPCRQFFLAYKSLCPSAWVERWDDQRDNGTFPTRLDQ